Proteins from one Panicum virgatum strain AP13 chromosome 7K, P.virgatum_v5, whole genome shotgun sequence genomic window:
- the LOC120642224 gene encoding protein CHROMATIN REMODELING 24-like isoform X1 — MASPPPFDICGDLDDEPATAIPAGRHHPAAAPTPNGLNDRLLRLARSRQDPNPNPNPPPEAPAEEARKVKLAGRRRLCKLATHQPEEDHQQQQQQDGGESIRDILDDLTTRLNSLSVHKQPNPTASSREEQLAPLPCDITSDPDDQSTEDGDTHAGASSPLQISSSDEAATTITRRAQVKPETTSVASASTDYACGEAPLGTGKSKGTKDVGRIDRVPKVSPFIDSDSDYDDGDEEEGTSTAYAAKHVRRKAFTRRQTKASTFMNNDYSSDDVLGQEKENHGAVENDAEDVGWEKMEDFKMEPTGTAATSKPYKLPGRIFKMLYPHQREGLRWLWVLHCRGTGGILGDDMGLGKTMQVSAFLAGLFHSRLIKRALIVAPKTLLAHWTKELSVVGLKHKIRDYSGPSTNIRNYELQYAFKEGGVLLTTYDIVRNNYKLIRGNSYNNDDDDEEGTVWNYVILDEGHLIKNNKTQRAQSLFEIPCAHRIVISGTPIQNNLKEMWALFNFCCPDVLGDKQQFKTRYEMAILRGNDKNATTREKHIGSNVAKELRERIKPYFLRRMKGEVFLDSGASEEKTLAKKNELIVWLKLTACQRKLYEAFLKSELVHLAVQPKGSPLAAITILKKICDHPLLLTKKAAEGVLEGMDEMTDDQDIGMVEKMAMNLADMDPDDDALEVGQDVSCKLSFIMSLLRNLVKEGHHVLIFSQTRKMLNLIQEAILLEGYKFLRIDGTTKVSDRERIVKDFQEGPGAPIFLLTTQVGGLGLTLTKAARVIVVDPAWNPSTDNQSVDRAYRIGQTKDVIVYRLMTSATIEEKIYKLQVFKGALFRSATEQKEQTRYFSKSVPVLLLFLVIVCSISYWIFMAILYPQEIQELFSLPQQGFDVSLTQKQLQEEHGQQVVMDESLRQHIQFLEQQGIAGVSHHSLLFSKTATLPTLSESDALDSKSRGMSMMPRHYYKGSSSDYVAGGAAFALKPKDEKFTAPRYSPSNRSAEIPEKIKTRIDRLSQTLSNEALLSKLPDGGEKIRRQISELDEKLTSAEKEKREREREKGGVICVDDLSADMESIVLSV, encoded by the exons ATGGCATCTCCCCCGCCTTTCGACATTTGCGGCGATCTCGACGACGAGCCGGCCACCGCCATCCCTGCCGGTCGCCATCACCCTGCCGCAGCCCCCACGCCCAACGGCCTCAAcgaccgcctcctccgcctcgcccgcaGCCGCCAagaccctaaccctaaccccaaTCCGCCTCCAG AAGCCCCCGCTGAAGAAGCCAGGAAGGTCAAGCTCGCCGGCCGACGCCGCCTATGCAAGCTCGCCACCCACCAACCGGAGGAggaccaccagcagcagcagcagcaggacggcGGCGAAAGCATTCGCGACATCCTGGACGATCTCACCACCCGCCTCAACTCGCTGTCCGTCCACAAGCAGCCCAACCCTACCGCGAGTTCAAGAGAAGAGCAGCTCGCCCCCCTGCCGTGCGACATCACCTCGGACCCAGATGACCAGAGCACCGAGGACGGAGATACCCATGCCGGCGCCTCCTCGCCCCTTCAGATTTCTAGCTCTGATGAAGCAGCTACAACCATCACCAGGCGGGCTCAAGTCAAGCCAGAAACTACTTCAGTCGCCTCAGCCTCTACTGATTATGCCTGTGGTGAGGCCCCCCTTGGCACGGGGAAGAGCAAAGGTACCAAAGATGTGGGGAGGATAGATAGGGTACCAAAGGTTTCACCCTTCATTGATTCTGATTCTGATTATGACGACGGTGATGAGGAGGAAGGAACATCAACAGCTTATGCTGCTAAGCATGTCAGAAGGAAGGCATTCACAAGGAGACAAACCAAGGCTTCAACATTCATGAACAATGACTACAGCAGCGATGACGTCCTGGGTCAGGAGAAGGAAAACCATGGAGCTGTGGAGAATGACGCCGAGGACGTTggatgggagaagatggaggacTTCAAGATGGAGCCAACCGGAACTGCTGCAACATCCAAACCATACAAGCTCCCAGGAAGGATATTCAAGATGCTTTACCCTCATCAGCGGGAGGGCCTCCGATGGCTCTGGGTTCTGCATTGCAGGGGAACTGGAGGGATCCTAGGGGATGACATGGGCCTTGGCAAGACCATGCAG GTTTCTGCATTTCTGGCTGGATTGTTTCATTCTCGCCTAATCAAGAGGGCGCTCATTGTCGCTCCAAAGACACTTCTGGCTCATTGGACCAAGGAGCTCTCAGTTGTTGGCCTTAAACATAAGATCAGAGA CTACTCTGGCCCCAGCACAAATATTCGCAATTATGAGCTTCAGTATGCCTTCAAG GAGGGTGGTGTCCTCCTAACAACCTATGACATTGTCCGGAACAATTACAAGCTGATAAGAGGCAATTCCTACAacaatgatgacgacgacgaggaaggaACAGTGTGGAATTACGTCATTCTTGATGAGGGGCATCTAATAAAAAACAATAAGACGCAAAGGGCCCAGAGCTTGTTCGAAATACCTTGTGCCCATCGCATTGTGATCAGTGGGACGCCTATCCAAAATAACTTGAAG GAAATGTGGGCTCTGTTCAATTTCTGCTGCCCGGATGTCTTGGGTGATAAACAACA GTTCAAAACAAGGTATGAGATGGCTATCCTTCGAGGAAATGACAAGAATGCTACCACTCGAGAGAAGCACATAGGCTCAAATGTAGCTAAG GAACTAAGAGAGCGGATCAAGCCATACTTTTTGCGACGCATGAAAGGTGAAGTATTCCTTGATAGTGGTGCatcagaagaaaaaacattagCAAAGAAGAATGAGCTAATTGTCTGGCTGAAGTTAACGGCTTGCCAG AGGAAGTTATATGAAGCTTTTCTCAAAAGTGAGTTGGTTCATTTAGCTGTACAACCTAAGGGATCACCACTGGCTGCAATCACA ATATTGAAGAAAATATGCGATCACCCACTGCTATTGACTAAGAAAGCTGCTGAAGGTGTCTTGGAAGGGATGGATGAAATGACGGATGATCAAGACATAGGAATGGTAGAAAAAATGGCCATGAACCTTGCAGATATGGATCCTGATGATGATGCACTGGAAGTTGGTCAGGATGTCTCATGCAAACTGTCATTCATCATGTCCTTGTTG CGGAACCTTGTTAAAGAGGGgcatcatgttttaatcttttcGCAGACCCGTAAAATGCTGAACCTTATTCAG GAAGCCATATTATTAGAGGGCTACAAGTTCTTGCGCATTGATGGCACAACAAAGGTTTCTGATCGGGAAAGGATTGTGAAG GATTTCCAAGAGGGTCCTGGAGCTCCAATATTTTTACTAACCACACAAGTTGGTGGACTTGGACTTACACTTACCAAGGCAGCACGCGTCATAGTAGTTGATCCTGCTTGGAACCCAAG TACAGACAATCAAAGTGTAGATCGTGCTTACCGAATTGGCCAGACCAAAGATGTGATTGTATACCGCTTGATGACATCTGCAACCATTGAAGAAAAGATATACAAATTACAG GTTTTCAAGGGGGCTCTATTCAGATCAGCTACAGAACAAAAAGAGCAAACACGTTACTTCAGCAAGAGTGTACCTGTCCTGCTTCTATTTCTTGTCATTGTTTGCTCAATCTCCTACTGGATATTTATGGCTATATTGTACCCTCAGGAGATTCAAGAGCTTTTTAGTTTGCCACAACAAGGTTTTGATGTTTCCCTCACGCAAAAGCAGTTGCAAGAAGAGCATGGTCAACAAGTTGTTAT GGATGAGTCCTTGAGGCAGCATATACAGTTTCTGGAGCAACAAGGTATAGCTGGCGTGAGCCATCACAGCCTCCTGTTCTCTAAAACAGCAACCCTGCCCACATTGAGTGAGAGTGATGCACTGGACAG CAAATCTCGTGGAATGTCCATGATGCCCCGTCACTATTACAAGGGATCCTCATCTGACTATGTTGCTGGCGG GGCGGCTTTTGCATTGAAGCCAAAAGATGAAAAATTCACTGCTCCAAGGTACTCCCCAAGCAACAGAAGTGCAGAGATTCCTGAAAAGATCAAGACAAGAATCGACCGACTTTCACAGACTCTGTCCAATGAg GCACTGCTGTCGAAGCTACCAGATGGTGGGGAGAAGATAAGGAGGCAGATAAGTGAGCTGGATGAGAAGCTGACTTCTGCGGAgaaggagaagagagagagggagagggagaaggggggaGTGATCTGCGTGGATGATCTGAGCGCAGATATGGAGAGCATAGTGTTGTCGGTTTAG
- the LOC120642224 gene encoding protein CHROMATIN REMODELING 24-like isoform X3 — protein MASPPPFDICGDLDDEPATAIPAGRHHPAAAPTPNGLNDRLLRLARSRQDPNPNPNPPPEAPAEEARKVKLAGRRRLCKLATHQPEEDHQQQQQQDGGESIRDILDDLTTRLNSLSVHKQPNPTASSREEQLAPLPCDITSDPDDQSTEDGDTHAGASSPLQISSSDEAATTITRRAQVKPETTSVASASTDYACGEAPLGTGKSKGTKDVGRIDRVPKVSPFIDSDSDYDDGDEEEGTSTAYAAKHVRRKAFTRRQTKASTFMNNDYSSDDVLGQEKENHGAVENDAEDVGWEKMEDFKMEPTGTAATSKPYKLPGRIFKMLYPHQREGLRWLWVLHCRGTGGILGDDMGLGKTMQVSAFLAGLFHSRLIKRALIVAPKTLLAHWTKELSVVGLKHKIRDYSGPSTNIRNYELQYAFKEGGVLLTTYDIVRNNYKLIRGNSYNNDDDDEEGTVWNYVILDEGHLIKNNKTQRAQSLFEIPCAHRIVISGTPIQNNLKEMWALFNFCCPDVLGDKQQFKTRYEMAILRGNDKNATTREKHIGSNVAKELRERIKPYFLRRMKGEVFLDSGASEEKTLAKKNELIVWLKLTACQRKLYEAFLKSELVHLAVQPKGSPLAAITILKKICDHPLLLTKKAAEGVLEGMDEMTDDQDIGMVEKMAMNLADMDPDDDALEVGQDVSCKLSFIMSLLRNLVKEGHHVLIFSQTRKMLNLIQEAILLEGYKFLRIDGTTKVSDRERIVKDFQEGPGAPIFLLTTQVGGLGLTLTKAARVIVVDPAWNPSTDNQSVDRAYRIGQTKDVIVYRLMTSATIEEKIYKLQVFKGALFRSATEQKEQTRYFSKSEIQELFSLPQQGFDVSLTQKQLQEEHGQQVVMDESLRQHIQFLEQQGIAGVSHHSLLFSKTATLPTLSESDALDSKSRGMSMMPRHYYKGSSSDYVAGGAAFALKPKDEKFTAPRYSPSNRSAEIPEKIKTRIDRLSQTLSNEALLSKLPDGGEKIRRQISELDEKLTSAEKEKREREREKGGVICVDDLSADMESIVLSV, from the exons ATGGCATCTCCCCCGCCTTTCGACATTTGCGGCGATCTCGACGACGAGCCGGCCACCGCCATCCCTGCCGGTCGCCATCACCCTGCCGCAGCCCCCACGCCCAACGGCCTCAAcgaccgcctcctccgcctcgcccgcaGCCGCCAagaccctaaccctaaccccaaTCCGCCTCCAG AAGCCCCCGCTGAAGAAGCCAGGAAGGTCAAGCTCGCCGGCCGACGCCGCCTATGCAAGCTCGCCACCCACCAACCGGAGGAggaccaccagcagcagcagcagcaggacggcGGCGAAAGCATTCGCGACATCCTGGACGATCTCACCACCCGCCTCAACTCGCTGTCCGTCCACAAGCAGCCCAACCCTACCGCGAGTTCAAGAGAAGAGCAGCTCGCCCCCCTGCCGTGCGACATCACCTCGGACCCAGATGACCAGAGCACCGAGGACGGAGATACCCATGCCGGCGCCTCCTCGCCCCTTCAGATTTCTAGCTCTGATGAAGCAGCTACAACCATCACCAGGCGGGCTCAAGTCAAGCCAGAAACTACTTCAGTCGCCTCAGCCTCTACTGATTATGCCTGTGGTGAGGCCCCCCTTGGCACGGGGAAGAGCAAAGGTACCAAAGATGTGGGGAGGATAGATAGGGTACCAAAGGTTTCACCCTTCATTGATTCTGATTCTGATTATGACGACGGTGATGAGGAGGAAGGAACATCAACAGCTTATGCTGCTAAGCATGTCAGAAGGAAGGCATTCACAAGGAGACAAACCAAGGCTTCAACATTCATGAACAATGACTACAGCAGCGATGACGTCCTGGGTCAGGAGAAGGAAAACCATGGAGCTGTGGAGAATGACGCCGAGGACGTTggatgggagaagatggaggacTTCAAGATGGAGCCAACCGGAACTGCTGCAACATCCAAACCATACAAGCTCCCAGGAAGGATATTCAAGATGCTTTACCCTCATCAGCGGGAGGGCCTCCGATGGCTCTGGGTTCTGCATTGCAGGGGAACTGGAGGGATCCTAGGGGATGACATGGGCCTTGGCAAGACCATGCAG GTTTCTGCATTTCTGGCTGGATTGTTTCATTCTCGCCTAATCAAGAGGGCGCTCATTGTCGCTCCAAAGACACTTCTGGCTCATTGGACCAAGGAGCTCTCAGTTGTTGGCCTTAAACATAAGATCAGAGA CTACTCTGGCCCCAGCACAAATATTCGCAATTATGAGCTTCAGTATGCCTTCAAG GAGGGTGGTGTCCTCCTAACAACCTATGACATTGTCCGGAACAATTACAAGCTGATAAGAGGCAATTCCTACAacaatgatgacgacgacgaggaaggaACAGTGTGGAATTACGTCATTCTTGATGAGGGGCATCTAATAAAAAACAATAAGACGCAAAGGGCCCAGAGCTTGTTCGAAATACCTTGTGCCCATCGCATTGTGATCAGTGGGACGCCTATCCAAAATAACTTGAAG GAAATGTGGGCTCTGTTCAATTTCTGCTGCCCGGATGTCTTGGGTGATAAACAACA GTTCAAAACAAGGTATGAGATGGCTATCCTTCGAGGAAATGACAAGAATGCTACCACTCGAGAGAAGCACATAGGCTCAAATGTAGCTAAG GAACTAAGAGAGCGGATCAAGCCATACTTTTTGCGACGCATGAAAGGTGAAGTATTCCTTGATAGTGGTGCatcagaagaaaaaacattagCAAAGAAGAATGAGCTAATTGTCTGGCTGAAGTTAACGGCTTGCCAG AGGAAGTTATATGAAGCTTTTCTCAAAAGTGAGTTGGTTCATTTAGCTGTACAACCTAAGGGATCACCACTGGCTGCAATCACA ATATTGAAGAAAATATGCGATCACCCACTGCTATTGACTAAGAAAGCTGCTGAAGGTGTCTTGGAAGGGATGGATGAAATGACGGATGATCAAGACATAGGAATGGTAGAAAAAATGGCCATGAACCTTGCAGATATGGATCCTGATGATGATGCACTGGAAGTTGGTCAGGATGTCTCATGCAAACTGTCATTCATCATGTCCTTGTTG CGGAACCTTGTTAAAGAGGGgcatcatgttttaatcttttcGCAGACCCGTAAAATGCTGAACCTTATTCAG GAAGCCATATTATTAGAGGGCTACAAGTTCTTGCGCATTGATGGCACAACAAAGGTTTCTGATCGGGAAAGGATTGTGAAG GATTTCCAAGAGGGTCCTGGAGCTCCAATATTTTTACTAACCACACAAGTTGGTGGACTTGGACTTACACTTACCAAGGCAGCACGCGTCATAGTAGTTGATCCTGCTTGGAACCCAAG TACAGACAATCAAAGTGTAGATCGTGCTTACCGAATTGGCCAGACCAAAGATGTGATTGTATACCGCTTGATGACATCTGCAACCATTGAAGAAAAGATATACAAATTACAG GTTTTCAAGGGGGCTCTATTCAGATCAGCTACAGAACAAAAAGAGCAAACACGTTACTTCAGCAAGAGT GAGATTCAAGAGCTTTTTAGTTTGCCACAACAAGGTTTTGATGTTTCCCTCACGCAAAAGCAGTTGCAAGAAGAGCATGGTCAACAAGTTGTTAT GGATGAGTCCTTGAGGCAGCATATACAGTTTCTGGAGCAACAAGGTATAGCTGGCGTGAGCCATCACAGCCTCCTGTTCTCTAAAACAGCAACCCTGCCCACATTGAGTGAGAGTGATGCACTGGACAG CAAATCTCGTGGAATGTCCATGATGCCCCGTCACTATTACAAGGGATCCTCATCTGACTATGTTGCTGGCGG GGCGGCTTTTGCATTGAAGCCAAAAGATGAAAAATTCACTGCTCCAAGGTACTCCCCAAGCAACAGAAGTGCAGAGATTCCTGAAAAGATCAAGACAAGAATCGACCGACTTTCACAGACTCTGTCCAATGAg GCACTGCTGTCGAAGCTACCAGATGGTGGGGAGAAGATAAGGAGGCAGATAAGTGAGCTGGATGAGAAGCTGACTTCTGCGGAgaaggagaagagagagagggagagggagaaggggggaGTGATCTGCGTGGATGATCTGAGCGCAGATATGGAGAGCATAGTGTTGTCGGTTTAG
- the LOC120642224 gene encoding protein CHROMATIN REMODELING 24-like isoform X2 yields MASPPPFDICGDLDDEPATAIPAGRHHPAAAPTPNGLNDRLLRLARSRQDPNPNPNPPPAPAEEARKVKLAGRRRLCKLATHQPEEDHQQQQQQDGGESIRDILDDLTTRLNSLSVHKQPNPTASSREEQLAPLPCDITSDPDDQSTEDGDTHAGASSPLQISSSDEAATTITRRAQVKPETTSVASASTDYACGEAPLGTGKSKGTKDVGRIDRVPKVSPFIDSDSDYDDGDEEEGTSTAYAAKHVRRKAFTRRQTKASTFMNNDYSSDDVLGQEKENHGAVENDAEDVGWEKMEDFKMEPTGTAATSKPYKLPGRIFKMLYPHQREGLRWLWVLHCRGTGGILGDDMGLGKTMQVSAFLAGLFHSRLIKRALIVAPKTLLAHWTKELSVVGLKHKIRDYSGPSTNIRNYELQYAFKEGGVLLTTYDIVRNNYKLIRGNSYNNDDDDEEGTVWNYVILDEGHLIKNNKTQRAQSLFEIPCAHRIVISGTPIQNNLKEMWALFNFCCPDVLGDKQQFKTRYEMAILRGNDKNATTREKHIGSNVAKELRERIKPYFLRRMKGEVFLDSGASEEKTLAKKNELIVWLKLTACQRKLYEAFLKSELVHLAVQPKGSPLAAITILKKICDHPLLLTKKAAEGVLEGMDEMTDDQDIGMVEKMAMNLADMDPDDDALEVGQDVSCKLSFIMSLLRNLVKEGHHVLIFSQTRKMLNLIQEAILLEGYKFLRIDGTTKVSDRERIVKDFQEGPGAPIFLLTTQVGGLGLTLTKAARVIVVDPAWNPSTDNQSVDRAYRIGQTKDVIVYRLMTSATIEEKIYKLQVFKGALFRSATEQKEQTRYFSKSVPVLLLFLVIVCSISYWIFMAILYPQEIQELFSLPQQGFDVSLTQKQLQEEHGQQVVMDESLRQHIQFLEQQGIAGVSHHSLLFSKTATLPTLSESDALDSKSRGMSMMPRHYYKGSSSDYVAGGAAFALKPKDEKFTAPRYSPSNRSAEIPEKIKTRIDRLSQTLSNEALLSKLPDGGEKIRRQISELDEKLTSAEKEKREREREKGGVICVDDLSADMESIVLSV; encoded by the exons ATGGCATCTCCCCCGCCTTTCGACATTTGCGGCGATCTCGACGACGAGCCGGCCACCGCCATCCCTGCCGGTCGCCATCACCCTGCCGCAGCCCCCACGCCCAACGGCCTCAAcgaccgcctcctccgcctcgcccgcaGCCGCCAagaccctaaccctaaccccaaTCCGCCTCCAG CCCCCGCTGAAGAAGCCAGGAAGGTCAAGCTCGCCGGCCGACGCCGCCTATGCAAGCTCGCCACCCACCAACCGGAGGAggaccaccagcagcagcagcagcaggacggcGGCGAAAGCATTCGCGACATCCTGGACGATCTCACCACCCGCCTCAACTCGCTGTCCGTCCACAAGCAGCCCAACCCTACCGCGAGTTCAAGAGAAGAGCAGCTCGCCCCCCTGCCGTGCGACATCACCTCGGACCCAGATGACCAGAGCACCGAGGACGGAGATACCCATGCCGGCGCCTCCTCGCCCCTTCAGATTTCTAGCTCTGATGAAGCAGCTACAACCATCACCAGGCGGGCTCAAGTCAAGCCAGAAACTACTTCAGTCGCCTCAGCCTCTACTGATTATGCCTGTGGTGAGGCCCCCCTTGGCACGGGGAAGAGCAAAGGTACCAAAGATGTGGGGAGGATAGATAGGGTACCAAAGGTTTCACCCTTCATTGATTCTGATTCTGATTATGACGACGGTGATGAGGAGGAAGGAACATCAACAGCTTATGCTGCTAAGCATGTCAGAAGGAAGGCATTCACAAGGAGACAAACCAAGGCTTCAACATTCATGAACAATGACTACAGCAGCGATGACGTCCTGGGTCAGGAGAAGGAAAACCATGGAGCTGTGGAGAATGACGCCGAGGACGTTggatgggagaagatggaggacTTCAAGATGGAGCCAACCGGAACTGCTGCAACATCCAAACCATACAAGCTCCCAGGAAGGATATTCAAGATGCTTTACCCTCATCAGCGGGAGGGCCTCCGATGGCTCTGGGTTCTGCATTGCAGGGGAACTGGAGGGATCCTAGGGGATGACATGGGCCTTGGCAAGACCATGCAG GTTTCTGCATTTCTGGCTGGATTGTTTCATTCTCGCCTAATCAAGAGGGCGCTCATTGTCGCTCCAAAGACACTTCTGGCTCATTGGACCAAGGAGCTCTCAGTTGTTGGCCTTAAACATAAGATCAGAGA CTACTCTGGCCCCAGCACAAATATTCGCAATTATGAGCTTCAGTATGCCTTCAAG GAGGGTGGTGTCCTCCTAACAACCTATGACATTGTCCGGAACAATTACAAGCTGATAAGAGGCAATTCCTACAacaatgatgacgacgacgaggaaggaACAGTGTGGAATTACGTCATTCTTGATGAGGGGCATCTAATAAAAAACAATAAGACGCAAAGGGCCCAGAGCTTGTTCGAAATACCTTGTGCCCATCGCATTGTGATCAGTGGGACGCCTATCCAAAATAACTTGAAG GAAATGTGGGCTCTGTTCAATTTCTGCTGCCCGGATGTCTTGGGTGATAAACAACA GTTCAAAACAAGGTATGAGATGGCTATCCTTCGAGGAAATGACAAGAATGCTACCACTCGAGAGAAGCACATAGGCTCAAATGTAGCTAAG GAACTAAGAGAGCGGATCAAGCCATACTTTTTGCGACGCATGAAAGGTGAAGTATTCCTTGATAGTGGTGCatcagaagaaaaaacattagCAAAGAAGAATGAGCTAATTGTCTGGCTGAAGTTAACGGCTTGCCAG AGGAAGTTATATGAAGCTTTTCTCAAAAGTGAGTTGGTTCATTTAGCTGTACAACCTAAGGGATCACCACTGGCTGCAATCACA ATATTGAAGAAAATATGCGATCACCCACTGCTATTGACTAAGAAAGCTGCTGAAGGTGTCTTGGAAGGGATGGATGAAATGACGGATGATCAAGACATAGGAATGGTAGAAAAAATGGCCATGAACCTTGCAGATATGGATCCTGATGATGATGCACTGGAAGTTGGTCAGGATGTCTCATGCAAACTGTCATTCATCATGTCCTTGTTG CGGAACCTTGTTAAAGAGGGgcatcatgttttaatcttttcGCAGACCCGTAAAATGCTGAACCTTATTCAG GAAGCCATATTATTAGAGGGCTACAAGTTCTTGCGCATTGATGGCACAACAAAGGTTTCTGATCGGGAAAGGATTGTGAAG GATTTCCAAGAGGGTCCTGGAGCTCCAATATTTTTACTAACCACACAAGTTGGTGGACTTGGACTTACACTTACCAAGGCAGCACGCGTCATAGTAGTTGATCCTGCTTGGAACCCAAG TACAGACAATCAAAGTGTAGATCGTGCTTACCGAATTGGCCAGACCAAAGATGTGATTGTATACCGCTTGATGACATCTGCAACCATTGAAGAAAAGATATACAAATTACAG GTTTTCAAGGGGGCTCTATTCAGATCAGCTACAGAACAAAAAGAGCAAACACGTTACTTCAGCAAGAGTGTACCTGTCCTGCTTCTATTTCTTGTCATTGTTTGCTCAATCTCCTACTGGATATTTATGGCTATATTGTACCCTCAGGAGATTCAAGAGCTTTTTAGTTTGCCACAACAAGGTTTTGATGTTTCCCTCACGCAAAAGCAGTTGCAAGAAGAGCATGGTCAACAAGTTGTTAT GGATGAGTCCTTGAGGCAGCATATACAGTTTCTGGAGCAACAAGGTATAGCTGGCGTGAGCCATCACAGCCTCCTGTTCTCTAAAACAGCAACCCTGCCCACATTGAGTGAGAGTGATGCACTGGACAG CAAATCTCGTGGAATGTCCATGATGCCCCGTCACTATTACAAGGGATCCTCATCTGACTATGTTGCTGGCGG GGCGGCTTTTGCATTGAAGCCAAAAGATGAAAAATTCACTGCTCCAAGGTACTCCCCAAGCAACAGAAGTGCAGAGATTCCTGAAAAGATCAAGACAAGAATCGACCGACTTTCACAGACTCTGTCCAATGAg GCACTGCTGTCGAAGCTACCAGATGGTGGGGAGAAGATAAGGAGGCAGATAAGTGAGCTGGATGAGAAGCTGACTTCTGCGGAgaaggagaagagagagagggagagggagaaggggggaGTGATCTGCGTGGATGATCTGAGCGCAGATATGGAGAGCATAGTGTTGTCGGTTTAG